A genome region from bacterium includes the following:
- a CDS encoding bifunctional lysine ketoglutarate reductase /saccharopine dehydrogenase family protein, translating to MDKQPAPIGIRREDKNVWERRSPLIPEQVGQLIGEHGLKFVVQNSGIRTFSDAEYREVGAEVGDDLSGCLVVLGIKEIPETTFVPGHTYIFFSHVIKGQHHNMPMLRRMMDLGCTLIDYEKMTDEAGRRLVFFGRFAGIAGLVDTLAGLGKRLATQGMQTPFSQVRLAHEYGRVDLARAALAEVGRDIVEQGLPAELSPFVVGVTGYGHVAKGAWEMLDALGATEVEPVDLPALAARGDRHVVYRVMFREEHIVEPTEVGHRFDLKEYFTKPELYRSRFEDHLPHLSVLTNCIYWDARYPRLVTKDWLKRTFAAGSPKLAAIGDISCDIDGSIEATSKATEPGQPFYVYEPETGSVRDGVDGNGMLLMTVDNLPCELPFDSSREFGVALMPFVPAIAHTDFGLPLEKLDLPGPIRRALILHRGKLTPEYRYLEKYLR from the coding sequence ATGGACAAACAACCAGCCCCCATCGGCATCCGGCGCGAGGACAAGAATGTCTGGGAGCGCCGTTCTCCGCTCATCCCCGAACAAGTTGGGCAGCTCATCGGCGAGCACGGGCTGAAGTTCGTTGTCCAGAATTCCGGTATCAGGACGTTCAGCGACGCCGAGTATCGTGAGGTCGGTGCCGAGGTCGGCGACGACCTGTCCGGCTGCCTGGTCGTACTGGGCATCAAGGAAATCCCGGAGACGACATTCGTACCCGGCCATACCTACATTTTCTTCTCGCACGTCATCAAGGGTCAGCACCACAACATGCCCATGCTCAGACGGATGATGGATCTCGGCTGTACACTGATTGACTATGAGAAGATGACCGACGAGGCCGGACGGCGGCTGGTCTTCTTCGGCCGGTTCGCCGGCATCGCCGGCCTGGTCGACACGCTGGCCGGGCTGGGCAAGCGGCTCGCGACGCAGGGGATGCAGACGCCGTTCAGCCAGGTGCGCCTCGCGCACGAGTACGGCCGCGTGGACCTGGCCCGGGCCGCGCTTGCCGAGGTCGGCCGCGACATCGTGGAGCAGGGCCTGCCGGCCGAGCTGTCGCCGTTCGTGGTCGGAGTGACCGGATACGGGCACGTCGCCAAGGGAGCATGGGAGATGCTGGACGCGCTGGGCGCGACCGAGGTCGAGCCGGTCGACCTGCCGGCGCTTGCCGCCAGGGGCGACCGGCACGTCGTCTACCGCGTCATGTTCCGCGAGGAGCACATCGTCGAGCCGACCGAGGTCGGGCATCGGTTCGACCTGAAGGAGTACTTCACGAAACCGGAGCTGTACCGCTCGCGGTTCGAGGACCACCTGCCTCACCTTTCGGTTCTGACCAACTGCATCTACTGGGATGCGCGCTATCCGCGGCTGGTGACCAAGGACTGGCTGAAGCGCACGTTCGCGGCCGGCAGTCCGAAGCTCGCGGCAATCGGCGATATCTCCTGTGACATCGATGGTTCGATTGAGGCGACGAGCAAGGCCACCGAGCCGGGCCAGCCGTTCTACGTCTATGAGCCTGAGACCGGATCGGTCCGCGACGGCGTCGATGGCAATGGCATGCTGCTGATGACCGTGGATAACCTGCCCTGCGAGCTGCCGTTCGACTCGTCGCGGGAGTTCGGCGTCGCGCTCATGCCGTTCGTGCCGGCAATCGCGCACACGGACTTCGGTCTGCCCCTGGAAAAGCTCGACCTGCCCGGTCCGATACGCCGGGCGTTGATTCTCCACCGTGGGAAGTTGACGCCCGAGTATCGCTACCTCGAGAAGTACCTGCGCTGA
- a CDS encoding metallophosphoesterase produces MRVTLSVVGLVLLLAGVAAAVVVEDDYEVGSGPYTFQIALIADPSNKYDNLRAARDTINELVDAYGRIHMVMVLGDVTSTADTVAELPVAKQILDSLHVPYVPLIGNHDMVPYWLDPPVPPRDADSVFVTRYFDRTFGPVYDSLAAGKYSQIRDFRRYGEHPWNFEIEWPQSSHDTFAYDIWQNFAFRAGPDSSPFRFVCLDFNSRHKWPGLDYGVLPSADLHELPFDNLTSSIRVSGGALPVKCVVFADDSLRGDSLPITADTTGLGTFDNRIRSVRVNPGVTVKLCDAADFAGDTWLQLTATDLDLGINGSYQWWRDYVKAYCDSVVSDTIRENVIFFAHHPLVAVDPLGLANFRQDKVDSIASFLKSFAGNVGGWYAGHLNDSAPSTHVPGHGRVRNPVDGSRICHWYMPPASEFYGGWVKILTLHYGRAPLVDVDYSGTIGDTVDVMHQDTIPVIVTTLRSGLLTARIRKGSRPICNLVESLPRGPGRETDTLAWNGKDSTGARVVPGDDYTVRYYDENGFFTGLSPFTVKDTTPPGCAEAKPTRDVFHKASGVPTVVRGVLVLGAVDSRQNAVDRAELLDAAGRRVLDLHNGANDVRVLAPGVYFVRDVGAAGAEKVVVQR; encoded by the coding sequence ATGAGGGTAACGCTGTCCGTCGTCGGTCTGGTTCTGCTACTGGCCGGCGTCGCGGCGGCGGTTGTGGTTGAGGACGACTATGAGGTTGGGTCGGGCCCGTACACTTTCCAGATTGCCCTGATAGCTGACCCGAGCAACAAGTACGATAATCTGCGGGCGGCGCGGGATACAATCAATGAGCTGGTGGACGCATACGGGCGGATACATATGGTCATGGTCCTTGGCGACGTGACCAGCACCGCCGACACAGTGGCCGAGTTGCCCGTTGCGAAGCAGATTCTGGACAGCCTTCACGTGCCGTACGTGCCGCTGATCGGCAATCATGACATGGTACCCTATTGGTTGGACCCGCCGGTGCCGCCAAGAGACGCGGACAGCGTCTTTGTCACCAGGTACTTCGACCGGACGTTCGGTCCGGTGTACGACTCGCTGGCGGCCGGGAAGTACTCGCAGATTCGGGATTTCCGGCGCTACGGGGAGCATCCCTGGAACTTTGAGATAGAATGGCCTCAAAGCAGCCATGACACCTTTGCCTATGACATCTGGCAGAACTTCGCTTTCCGGGCCGGGCCGGACTCGAGTCCCTTTCGTTTCGTCTGCCTCGACTTCAACAGCAGGCATAAGTGGCCGGGCCTGGACTACGGTGTGTTGCCCTCGGCTGACCTCCACGAACTGCCGTTCGACAACCTGACTTCTTCAATCAGGGTCAGCGGCGGCGCTCTGCCCGTCAAGTGCGTCGTGTTCGCGGACGACTCTTTGCGGGGCGACTCGCTGCCCATCACTGCCGACACAACCGGCCTCGGGACTTTCGACAATCGAATCAGGTCCGTGCGCGTCAACCCTGGGGTCACGGTGAAGCTGTGCGATGCCGCCGACTTCGCCGGTGACACCTGGTTGCAGTTGACGGCAACTGATTTGGACCTGGGCATCAACGGCTCGTACCAGTGGTGGCGTGACTATGTGAAGGCGTATTGCGACTCGGTTGTCAGCGATACCATCAGAGAGAACGTCATCTTCTTTGCGCATCACCCTCTGGTGGCGGTTGATCCTCTGGGACTCGCCAACTTCCGGCAGGACAAGGTCGACTCAATCGCGTCATTCCTGAAGTCCTTCGCCGGCAACGTCGGAGGTTGGTATGCCGGTCATCTCAATGACTCGGCCCCGTCGACACACGTGCCCGGCCACGGCCGGGTACGCAACCCCGTTGATGGCAGCAGGATATGCCACTGGTACATGCCGCCCGCGTCCGAGTTCTACGGCGGTTGGGTGAAGATACTCACGCTCCACTACGGCAGAGCGCCGCTGGTCGACGTGGACTATAGCGGCACGATTGGCGACACCGTCGACGTCATGCATCAGGATACGATTCCGGTCATAGTCACCACTCTCCGGTCGGGCCTGCTGACCGCGCGCATCCGGAAGGGAAGCCGTCCGATATGCAATCTGGTCGAGTCGCTGCCGAGGGGCCCGGGTCGTGAAACCGATACCCTCGCATGGAACGGCAAGGACAGCACCGGTGCGCGAGTCGTGCCCGGCGACGATTACACGGTCCGCTACTATGACGAGAATGGGTTCTTTACAGGACTTTCGCCCTTCACGGTAAAGGACACGACTCCGCCGGGTTGCGCAGAGGCGAAGCCTACGCGGGATGTGTTCCACAAGGCTTCGGGCGTGCCGACGGTTGTGCGAGGGGTGCTGGTGCTTGGGGCAGTAGACAGTAGACAGAATGCAGTAGACAGGGCGGAGTTGCTGGACGCGGCGGGGCGTAGGGTGCTTGACCTGCACAACGGCGCGAATGACGTGCGTGTCCTCGCCCCGGGAGTGTATTTTGTCAGGGACGTGGGGGCCGCGGGCGCGGAGAAGGTTGTCGTGCAGCGCTGA